TGCTGGCATTGAAGGGGCTACAGAGTCCCTCAAAGCAGGGTGGGGGGAATGTAAAGAATGCTGTGGAGTTTGAGATTGTTAAACAGGAATAAGCTGAGTATCCCTTTTTATGTGGACAATGGGAAGAGCTACCAGGGACTGGAATTTCGAGTACCACCAGTACTTGGTCATTACTAAAGATCAAGGCTCTTAAAGGGGTTTTGGCTTCTACAGCTAGTCTGCCAATTAGAACTGACTGGAACCTAATTTAAAACAAGAGTTATCCAAAGTACCATCCTTGCAAACCTCCAGATTTTTCCTCTATCCCTGTGTTGGGTCGGCTTGGCAAAAATGTGGACCACCTGGTGGGTCACTTTGGAAACCACTTTCCCCAGGTTCCCCTGTGAACTCCTTAATGACACCTTCGTTTTCCAGAGCGTAGGGTCATATCGGTCAGTTACACCTGGGTGCAATTCAGTGGCATGTGGAGAGATATGGACTCCAGCTGTGGGTACAGAGATATGATTTATTGCTTTGAACTTTGATATTCAGACCTATGTCAGGTTTCTCATGCTCCTACATTATGGCGGACGGGTTCAGGAATGGTAGAGGAAATGCTGTCTGTTTTAGGTGGTTGCTAGCAAATGACCAAGCCTTGGTTCTTTAAACAAATGGCCTTTCCATTGGCCATCGTTATGTTTCTAATCTTTTGAGCTGGTAGTGAGTAATGAGGTATGAAAATTGCTGTTCACTCCCACAGTTGTTGAACAGTTGTTCCCAAAATGGGGGGCACTGCCCCTGGGAGGACTGGGGGAAATATATACGTTACTCATGTCGCTTGTAGTAATTGCACTGTAAAGGTTATTTgtcactttattttgttttgtttaatacgTTTTTGAATAACCATGTTTGATATAAATTCCAGAGGACGTGTCAAAAGATGTGTTTGTTGTGGTCACTTCATCACAACTAAATTTGACATGTTTACACTCTAACATGTGCATGTTAACAATATGTTGTACACATTAACATGGAGAATCCAACAAGGCCGCCCTTTCTCTTCTGCAACACAAAATGGAGTGGCACTGGTGTTATGCTGGTATCAGACTACacattatttttgtctttcacaGCCTTCCGTATGTCGGACTAGGCCAAAAGGTCCAAAAAGTTCAAACTTGCTAGACTTTTCGGTGGGGTGTTGTGGGGCATCCCAGATGCCACATGTCACATTACATGACTGATCCTCGCCCCCAACTTCCAAGTTTGTTGGATATGACAAAAACAAGCTCAATTTGTGTATTCTGAtccaaccctaaccctagctctAGATCACAGACTTAAATCCAGCTCATCCTAAAGGTATCAGATTGAGGTCCATCATACAGGACAatgcagctccactgctccacagcctaatgCCCaagtgcagctactccagagtCATGCTGTGTGCGCACAACTGAATGTGGGTATACCTTATGTTGCTGACTGCACTCATTATGAAGGACGGCCACAAAAGCTCggatatagtgtgtgtgtgtacctgagcACCAAGTCAACACTTGCTCATTAAGAGTAGATCAGGACGACCTGGTCTTTCAGGGCTGCCTCACTGATTAAACTTGTTATTTGACTACTGTGACAGAAATTGCTGACTTAATCAACAGTTACCAACAGGAGATAAGACGAATCATAAAAAGTCCTCGCCCACTGTGCCTAGTGTCTTCAGGTTGATTTACTCAGGTGCTTATCAGTCTAACCTTCCACTTTCCTTCTCTCTGCAGGTAGAAGCAGCTCCGCTAGGAGGTACCTGGGCCTCGGGCCTGATCCACCGCGCCAAGCGCTCATTACTGTGGCGCTGGAACACGCTGAAACCCGTGGGTGCCAGCTGCAGAGACAACTTCGAGTGTGGCACCAACTACTGCAGGTAAGCAACGTGGGATCAGATCAGGGTCCGGTTTACCGTGTGATCCCTAAAGTCACAATGGCCAATCCAGATCTAGATCAGTGGTTACCAACACTGGACTTGGAGATCTGTCTTCCTGCTGCTTCTAACGAATTGACCCATCATGATTCATCTATGTATTGCCTTCAGTACCTGATCAGCAATTGATGAAGAAACAGGAAAGAAATCACAAGGAGAAGTGTTGATGACCACTGGTCTAGACAATGTTTATGAGGCAACCATGAAAACAAACTGCCAAATCTTTCAAATCCTTGCCTGAGGTTCCTGATGGACAAACATCAAAGATCCCTGATTGAGTCCTCCTCCATTTTACCCTATGGTCTTGGTACCCAAATTGGTAAAGCCAAATCATCTCAAATGAAGGCCACCAAACTTGAGCGATTCAGATTTGCATTTCCATGTATCATCTATCGGTATCAGTAGTCACACAACATGTTTGTTCAGGAACGTTGCCCTGGAAGGCCAAGTCGTCTTCTAGCTGAACATTGACCAAAAGTTTATTGACTTCTGATAAGCATCTATAAGGCTATTAATACAGTCAGTGATTCAGCAATTTGGTGAGATTAAGCAAAGCGAGACTCCTAGGAATGTCTCCAATTGTCAGGTCAGAGTTCATGTAAGTGGGTATTTGGTTTACCACAATCCCAACTGCACCACTTTCGCTTTAGTAGTGAGTCAACTCTGTACTAAACTTGTAAATTAAAATGTCCCTTGAGATGATCTGCTTTGTGTCCCAACCACAAAAGGTACCAAGAAATATGGCGAATGTTGTGATAACCTCCTTTCAAATCTATAGACAAGAATTCAAATGCACAAATCTTCTTAAAAGTTGCTAGTCTCAAATAAAACAGGTTATAATCTAAAATCTAAAAGTTTAAACCTTGTGTGGAGGTTCCTCAAAGAACCCTGCATTGAAAGTGGTTCTTGTCAAACAGGTCCCACACTTTTGCTTGATTATAAAACATAATGATAGAGAGCAAACATCTCAGTTAGAGAAGACATTGCACAAAAAATAACAATCCTTTATCCTAAACCTGATTTATTTATAGTTCCTCATTTTAACCCATTTCTTTTTCCACTTCTTTTTTTCCAGAAGAAACATCTGTGCTTTCCATCCAAGCTTCTCTCCATCTTAACAAGAGAATCCCCACGCCCTCCCCACGCAAAAACCTGAATGAGATCAGCTCTAACGGAACACGAGAACATCACAACTTAAGACCCAACATCACTGCCCAATCATTTCACCCTGTATTGAAAGATCAATGTGTATAACTGTCAAGTGCATGACATTAAGTATGAAGTTTGGTCACACAAACTTTCACAGATCAAATACGGCTAATCCGATCCGAAACCAATATACACTGTATCAATAAGAAACTCCAATTCAGTCTCATTGAGTTCATTGTcagcattatttatttgtaaatagtGGACACAAAACGGAAGACTGTTGTCACAATGTAAATACTGTTTataaggttttttttatattgagaGTGagatatattgttatatttgttggtttttttaTAAGAAAAATTAAGAtgcctacattttacatgatgcaataaacagacaaaaaccAACTCTTGGGAAAAAATACGAACATGAGTTGAATAATGTTCAGATTATTTTTGAACAAGCAATGATCggtgaatatttttattagtgtTTACACAAAATAACGAACTGCAGAACACCACCATGAGgttaaaacacaacacaggTAGAAAACAGGGCTGGGTATTCGTATTTAATATTGAGTGCATTATTCAGTTCTGAAATATTCAGTACTGTGAGCATTAGTGAGTTTGTTCTAAATTCTAGACTGCTGATTGGCTGCCTCACAATTACAATACTGCCATTGTTTCCTGATCTGTTATCTGCCTGCCACAGTGCCCCGAGTTCTCGTCATTAAGCTCATGGTACTTACAGGATATTTATTTTGGGTAACATGATGGTAGCTTCCAAGGCACTTCCAACTCCCAATAGGTTGTAGGCACTAAATGATAACTATGTTGGAATGGGAATTATAACTGGGCTGAAAAAGAAAGAACTGAAGCTTACCATGGCTCCATTTGGTTCCTACCATTTttctctgaaaataaacacatataaataTGTTGTCGTATTGCTAATCACCTACTTCTGGTTTAGTGTGATTTTGTCTGTATTTACCACTTACTTACTGCAGTTTACTGTAAATCATTTAGAGTGCTGGGTAATTACATAGTACTTTGTATGTTGTATCTCACACTTGGTACAATTTTAGAAACATTTAATAGTAATATAGATAATATAgactattatataataattatattactcTGAACTATGTCATTTTCACTCAGTGAATATCTAGAGCCTGTTTGGTATTTCATTGTAATTTAGTTCTATTATTTTAGCAATAGTTAGCATGTTTCCCAAAGTAACTATCTAGTACCACGAAGATTGCATACTTACAATCACCCAGTGAAAATCTAGAACTTAGGGAACTGTAAAAGAAAGCATTAATAATATATCTCATATATCTCAGGCTCATGTTGGTTTAAGTTACTCCCACCAATGGAGTATTATGTAAACGAATGGAATATAAATTCAGGCACCAAACCTTAATTTGGCCAAATTTAAGGTGTCAATAtcaaacatttttgaaaagtaTCCAGCCCTGAAATAAAAAACCCAACACAAGTATTTtcagaaaaagcaaaaacacaaaaattccCTTTAGAAATGTCACAGATGAATAAAATACTGAACCCCAGTTTAAGGAAAAATGACCACAACTTTTATTTAATGAAGCCACATTATCAGAGCAGTGACATTATTTTTGTCTATACCTTGATTAGAAAGCCATTACATTTGCAAAAATCCTCTACAATCCAGTTTATGCATGTTATGAGTGTATTTGGTGTGAAATGTTTGACTCTTAATAACTGTTTTATGGCCACACCATTccattttacaacattatgaAAAATCAGTATCATCCCCCATTTCATTTCTAAAAAACGCTATAAAAACACCATGTCTGTAGACACCACTAATAAACGTTATGCTAACCCATACATACTGTGGACATATACACTGtctagaaaagcatgaaatgaaaatggacactctggagcagctgtacatgagtctaaagtcaccatgctcagtatTGTTACTGTTAACCCCACCAGCATTGCACTTGCGGGAACAGTGAAACTTGCTGTCAGTTCATGAAATTACACAGCAGCCGCCACTTACAACAAAAGCTgctatttatatgtatttatattatgtgGCAAACGTTTTTCAACTTAAAAGTCTTAGCATCATTTAAATGTAGATTTGCTAAATGGCAGCTGATAcatgaaataatgaaatgatACATGAAATGATTCTAAAATTCTGAACGTACGTAAAACGGAGATCCAAGGTCTTGTTCTGACAGAAATGGCTTACAGTCCATGACTGTGGTTTAATCTCAGCCTTAAGCCTAAATCAATGTTCACAATtgttaaacaaatacaaagttaTGTTTGAATAAGACACAAACTGTACATTTCAAGTaagacataaaaaaaagaagtcCCCACACCCACACTCCCCAAACCAAGAGCCAGTAAAATCATATTAAAGAAGCAATTAGTCATTTTTACTTTTAGAATGTAGCTAGCTGTTAAtgaaagtgtttatttattatttttatatttaaacaaagtGCAATTCACGTGATTTAGAATCAAACTGCCCTGTCCTCCCTAAATGAAccagtttttgttttatatagtgGGTGGCAATGTTCATAACAGGTTTAGTGAAGGATCTCTGATACATTCAGGACACTAGGTGTCAGGACAATGGCTGTTTCATAATGGGAAGGAGAAACACTGGAGAAAAATGCACTTTTAAAGGATGGCACTTTTAACCAATGTTAATAacttagaagaaaaaaaaaacagtaaaaaaaacaaagtaaaaatatttatcaaaTGCTTGTGATGAGCgccactgaactgaa
This genomic interval from Hoplias malabaricus isolate fHopMal1 chromosome 15, fHopMal1.hap1, whole genome shotgun sequence contains the following:
- the LOC136668347 gene encoding liver-expressed antimicrobial peptide 2-like; translated protein: MRMSDHTLFAIAMLISLLWAVQVEAAPLGGTWASGLIHRAKRSLLWRWNTLKPVGASCRDNFECGTNYCRRNICAFHPSFSPS